GTCGAACCGGCCGCCTCGCTCCCCCGGGTCGCCGCCGAGCGAGGGGCGACGCTCGCGCTCGTCAACCTCGAATCGACGCCACTGTCAGAGCGCGCGGACTTCGATTTCCGGGCGGACGTGACCGACGCGCTCCCGCGACTGCGCGACGCCGTCGCCGAGTGAGGCCCGGCGGTTCGGATTCGGCAGCGTGCCCCCACGCTTTTGGGGCAACCCCGCGTGGGTTCCGTCGGTATGGAGTACGAAGTGCTCGACACCGAGGACGTACCGGTCACCGACCTGTCCGAAGTCGAGGGCGTGCCACCGGATCTGGACATCCGCCCGGTCGGTCGGACCATGGGCCTTGAGAACATGCACCTGACGCTCTGGTACTTCGACCCGGGCGAGGAGATCCAGTATCACGCTCACAGCGAGCAGGAGGAGCTCTACTACGCCATCGAGGGCGAGTTCTCGCTGAAACTCGGCCGCTCGGGCGAGGAGGAGTTCGTCGAAGTCGGCCCGGGCGCGTTCTGGGCGGCGGGGCCGGAGACCGGCCACGGCCACCGCTATATCGGCGACGATCAGGGCGTCGTCCTGGCCGTCGGCGCGCCGCCCGTCGAGGACCCCGGACTGGACCCCCACGAACTGGACTGAGCCGTCAGGCGTAACTCCGATCGAGGTACTCGAGGATCCGCTCGGACTCGGCCATCGTGATCCCGCGGTCGTCGTCGACGACGACCGGGACCTGTCGCTGGCCGGAGACCCGCGCCACTTCGTTGCGCCGGGAGTGGAGCCCCTCGACCCAGACGCTCTCGTAGTCGACGTCGAGTTCCTCGAGGCGGTCGACGACGAGTTCGCAGTACGGACAGCCCTCCAGACGGTACAGTGTCATCGACATGCCAGTCCATAGGCGGGCGGTCGGCAAAAGTCTGCGGCTGTCCCGCCGCTGGGGCGCGGAGGGATCGCCAGCGCTCGCCAGGGGTTTTTGGGGGTCGCGTGCGATGCCCGGGTATGCCACCCGCCGAGGGCGACGAACTCCCCGACTTCGAGGCACTGTGCTGTGACGGCGAGACGTTTCGGTCGACCCACCTCTCGGACGCGGTCGGCGACCGGGGCGCGGTCCTCGTCTCGACCGGCTTCGTCTACAGCGCCATCGCGCAGAACTGGTGGAAGCGCTTCCAGA
Above is a genomic segment from Halorientalis sp. LT38 containing:
- a CDS encoding glutaredoxin family protein, whose translation is MSMTLYRLEGCPYCELVVDRLEELDVDYESVWVEGLHSRRNEVARVSGQRQVPVVVDDDRGITMAESERILEYLDRSYA
- a CDS encoding cupin domain-containing protein, whose product is MEYEVLDTEDVPVTDLSEVEGVPPDLDIRPVGRTMGLENMHLTLWYFDPGEEIQYHAHSEQEELYYAIEGEFSLKLGRSGEEEFVEVGPGAFWAAGPETGHGHRYIGDDQGVVLAVGAPPVEDPGLDPHELD